ATTCAAGAATATTTTATTTCCATCAAAACGGAGATCCGTTGGTTTATGGCGGTAGTGCGGATGCAATGGTTCGCAGTTTTGATCGTCGGATTGAATCTTTGTTCAAACTTGTCGATATCCGTGTAAAACAGGAAGCAATTCATATTCTGTATTTCAGCTTGCTTGATAATGTCAACGCTTACGAAATGCTGGAAGACGGAACGTACATCAAATGTATGGAGCCGAATGAAGAGCCGTTAAATATTCACAAAGCGTTTTTCGATGTTACTTTGGAAGATGTTTTAAAAGTGAAGCTTTTTGTACCTGACCAGAAGCCGGCCGATACGATTGAGGAAGATCTGGCAAAACAAAAACAACTGGTAGATTGTGATGAAGCACAACCTGAAGAGGAGCAGGCTGATGAATCAAAAGCTTAAAACAAAAAAACCGATTGGAATCTCCAATCGGTTTTTTTGTTTCATTCCTTGAAAAACACTCTTTTTACTCTTTCCCCGATTCCGGTTAGTAACTCATACGGAATGGTATTAATTCGTTTTGCCAAATCTGTAATTGGAATTTCTTTCCCGAAAACAATTACCTCATCGCCCTCTTCGGCCTGGGCATTGGTTACGTCAATCATCGTCATATCCATGCAGACATTTCCAATGGTTGGACAAAGTGTTCCGTTCACCCAAACTTCGCCGATACCATTTCCAAGTCCGCGGTCGTAGCCATCAGCATAACCAATAGCCAATGTTGCGATAGCCGAATCGTGATCGATTAAACCACGTCTGCTATAACCGACCGTTTCTCCGGCAGATAAATATTTAATCTGGGAAATAACGGTTTTCAAAGTTCCGGCAGATTGTAGAAAATGCTGCTGCTGGCCCGTTGCTTCAACACCATATAATCCAATTCCCAAACGAACCATATCCAGCTTAAACTCAGGAAAACGGACGATTCCGGCAGAATTTAAAATGTGTTTGGTGACTTTATATCCAAGCGTATCCTCAATCAGCGACGAACCTTTGATAAAACGCTCATATTGTTGATGAGAGAAATTATTATGTACGCCTTCATCAGCGCCAACAAGATGACTGAAAATGGTTGAAACATGAATATCAGGGTTTTCTGTAAGCTGCTGCGAAAGCCACTCATAATCATCTTCCACAAAACCTAATCTGTGCATACCAGTGTCCAGTTTTAAGTGAACAGAAGGCATGTCGGATGGCGTATTTTTATTTTTGACATAAGAAACCCAGTCACTCAAAATCCTGCGGCTGTAAATTTCCGGTTCCAGATGATATTGCCAAAGTGTGTCAAAAGTAGGCACGGATGGATTCATGACCATAATCGGAAGTGTAATTCCGCTTTGACGTAATGAAACACCTTCGTCCGCATAAGCAACACCCAGATAATCAACCCGATGGTATTGCAGTAAACTCGCCACTTCCGAGCTTCCGCTTCCATAAGCAAAAGCTTTTACCATCACCATGATTTTGGTTTCTGAACCAGCTTTTGTTCTGTAAAAATTGAGGTTATGCGTCAATGCATCCAGATTTATTTCCAGAACAGTTCCGTGGACTTTTTGTTGAAGGCGATGAACAATCTTTTCAAAAGAAAATGTTCTTGCACCTTTTACCAATACCAGACTGTTACTTAGCGAGTTGAAAGGAAATGATGTCAGAAAAGTCTCTGTATCCGGATAAAAATCTTTTTCTGCTGTATCAAACTGAATAATTTGCCGGCTCATTTCCGGTCCGATCCCGACAAGTTTGTCAATCTTTTTTTCTCTTAACAATTGGGCGATAATGCCGTAGAGTTCAGCCGGAGTTTGTCCTGATTGTAAAACATCAGAAAGAATTACCGTCCTGTGACTACGCTGTTCCTGCTGCGACAGGAAATTTAAAGCCATTGTAAGTCCTTGAATATCATTGTTATAAGTATCATCAATAATATAACAATTGTTGATGCCTTCTTTTAATTCCAGTCGCATCGAAACCGGACGCAGTATTAAAATTCTTTCCTGGATCACAGCAGCCGGTAAGCCAAAATCAAGCAGGAATAAAATACAGTGCGTCAGGTTTTCCAGTGAAGCATCGTCTCGAAAATTGGTTTCGAAACGGTTATTCTCAAATTGTCCGCTTAACGATATGAATGTTTTTTCTTTTTGTAAATCATAAGAAACCGTTACATCAGCGCCTGGGCGGATTCCCCAGCTGATGGTTTTCAAAAACGGATTAACAGGTTTCAGGATAAGCTTGATCTCTTCATCAACTTCGGTATAATCTTTACAATAAATCAGTTTTTTGACTTTCGTAAAAAGACGAAGTTTCTCGGTGATTTTTTGTTTTCTGCTGCGGAAACCGTCATCATGCGCTGTACCGATATTGGTAAAAATCCCTATCGTAGGTTTAATAACCGGTTGAAGATATTCCATTTCATGCGCACGGGAAACGCCGGCTTCAAAAATGGCCAAAGTATGTTCTTTCTTCAAATTCCAGACAGAAAGCGGAACACCGATTTGTGAATTGTAACTTTTTGGACTGGCAATAACACGTTGTCCCGGTGCTGTAAGTTGTAAGAGCCACTCTTTTACAATCGTTTTTCCATTACTTCCGGCAATTCCTAAAACGGGAATATTAAACTGGTTGCGATGTTCGGCTACGATTTTTTGTAAAGCACGGATACTTGAAAATACCGTCCAGACTTTCGCATCCTTCCAGGAACTGATTTCAGCTTTGAGCGCATCCGTCAGTGAAGCTTCTTCCACGACAAATTCCCGGACGCCTTTTTGATATAGTTCAGAAATAAATTGATGGCCATCATGACGTTCACCTTTAATCGCAAAAAAAATGCTTTTTCCGGGAAATGATACCTGGCGGCTATCGGTGAGCAGGTAACTTGCCTGAGTATTTATGGATGCAGTTGTATTTTCAGTCAGAATCATTCAAATCGTATTTGCAAAGTGCAAAGGTATTAAAGAATGATGTTTTTGTATGGTTATTTATAAATATGGTTCGAATATGCGCGCAAACCGGACTAAATCCATTTCCTGATCCTGAAATAAATCAGCATACCTATTGTCACTACAACCATCACAGCCCAGGTGTAATAATATCCATTTGGATTTTTCAGCTCAGGCATATTTTCAAAATTCATCCCGTAAACACCAACAATAAAAGTCAGCGGCATGAAGATGGCAGAAAAAATTGTCAATGTTTTCATCACCGCGTTCATGCGGTTGCTGATGGTTGAAAGATGAACATCCGCGAGACTGGCCAGTAACTCACGGTAAGAATCTATGGTATCAACGGCCTGCATTACATGATCATAAAGATCCCGATAATAGGGTACTACATCTTTGCTGATCAAAGGATTATCTTCACGAATCAATTGGTTGATCATATCCCGCAATGGCCAGATTGCTCTGCGAACAAATGTCAATTCTCGTTTAAGCGAATAGAGATCATTTAAAGATTGTTTTTTTGATCCGCTGATGACGCTTTCTTCCACCGAATCAAGTTTTTCTCCAAACTTTTCGAGCACAAAAAAGTAATTATCGACGATCACATCCATCAAAGCAAAAACCAGATAATCTGTTCCGTTTCTTCTTGTTTTTCCAACAGAGGCTTTAAGCCGATCTATGACCGGTTTAAAAATATCTTCTTTTCTTTCTTCCTGAAAAGAAATCAGGTAATCAGTTCCGGCAACAAAACTTACATGTTCGGAAGAAATTTCAAGCGGCTCTTCTGATTCAACATGAAGCATTTTTAAGGTCAGGAATATATAGCCGGAATCATAAACTTCAAGTTTGGGCTTATGTTCTGTATTGACGATGTCTTCAAGAATCAGCGGATGGAGATGATACAAATTTCCGATTTTCCCAACCAGAGCAGTTTCATGAATTCCATCTACATCCAGCCAGGTATTATGAGGTTCAAGATTCTGACTGACAGCACATTCCGCAAGGCTTGTGACGGCATCGTCTTTATAAAAATTGGCATTGTATTGAAGTTTCCTGACTTTGGTTTTTAACTCAATTTCAGGACCGATGTACGTAAGTGTACCAGGAGATGTTAACAAATTTTCCCGCTTCTGCCGATGCTTTCTCTTAGACATTCGAATTTGAACTGACGATATTACCTGTGTGGATAGTAAATATAAAGTTTTCTGTTTTTATTCTGCAAGGTGATAAATAAGCAGAGGAACATGTGTGTCTACGACAAGTTTTCTGGTTACACTCGGATTGATCAGAAACTCTTCAATAAATGAACGTTCACGTGTTGACATGATCAAAAGATCAGCGCTCACTTCATCACAATACGCTTCGATTCCGTCTAAAACGCTTTTATCATCACGATAAACAATGGTGTTAATACTTTCAGGAAATTCGGCTGTTATTTCGTCCAGATATTGATTGTTTGGCTGGATATCCGGTTGATGATCAGCATTGACTTTAAGCAAAGTAAGATTACTACCCAAATGATTCATCAACACATAAACTTCTTTCAAAATATCGTTTTCTGAATATTCAAGTTGGGTTGCATAAACAACCTTCGAGAATCTTTTAGGTTCAGCCTGTGGAGGAATTATTAAAACCGGACTAGGAGAATGAAGTGCAATATGCGTAGCAGAACTTCCGATTAATTTATCAAGAAAACCGCCTGTTCCGGTTCTCCCGGTAACAATCAGGTCAGGTTTATTTTCAGCAACGGCTTCTTCAATTGCAGACTGAATACCACTCACAGCCCAGATTGATTTTGTTTTATAACCTTCCGCCGAAACTTTGGCAACATATTCATCAAGCTGATGACGGAAATTATTTTCAAGATCAACGCCAACATAGGAATAATCTGGTGAGCCGATTCCTGGCAAAACACTTCCGGGCATCACACTTACATCCGGAATATAAGGTTGGTAAGCGTGCAAAATAATCAGCTCCGTACTTTCTTTAGCTGCCATGAGTTTTGCTGCGCTCAACGCACGGTCAGCATTTTCAGAAAAATCGATGGGAATCAAAATCTTATTCATAATTGTCGCGGTTTACAGGCTTTTTAGTTAGACTCCAAGTTAACGCAATAGTTCTTATAATGTATGAACTTAGTGTAAAGAATGGTGCCAAGCGACTATGACTTTGCTCATTTTTATTCGTATTTGCGCCAGATTCCAAGAATAAAGCCGGTTACACAATAAACAATTACACTCACGCCGCCGTCTATCAGAGAAAGTTCCAGCGCTCTTTTTGAAAACATATCTTTGACGATAATCTCAAAAAGCACAAAAACAATTCCAAAAAGCAGACCGATCAGAAAACCTATGTAACCGGATTTTACCGGAATTTTTGTAAAAACCCAGCCAAGGGTATAAGCCATAAAGGCGGAAGAAACAATGCTGGCAAGATAAGGCACAGAACTGTTGGCAGAATCCATAGCGGATTTTTCAAAACCGTTCAGTGCTGTCCATTGTTCTGCAAAAATGTAATACCATATAGCAGGAATAATTTGTCCGATCACCACACATACAAGCACGGCCCAAAGATTGACGGATTGTTTTCTCATAAGCAGAGTATTTTTCGGTCATCAAAAGGAAATCTTATTAAAAAATTGGCGGGAGAATTTACGGTCTTCTTATGTTAACGGTTTTAGAAAGTCAATATTTCTTTTTAAACCATCATACTTTGTGCGTTTTATTGGGGATCGACGGAAAAGCTCGCGGAAAACTTCTTCTGTGATTTCCTCCCAATCGTTTTTTGAAAAGCCGCTTAACTCCTGAGAAAGAGAGAACTCCGGCGTTTTGGAAGTCTGTGAAAAACGATTCCATGGACACACATCCTGACAAATATCGCAGCCAAAAATCCAGTTATTAAATTTTCCTTTGACATCATCAGGAATGGCATCTTTCAATTCAATTGTGTAGTAGCTGATGCATTTGCTTCCGTCTACGACATAAGGCTCCGTGATCGCATCGGTCGGACAAGCATCCACACAGCGGGTGCAGGTTCCGCAATAATCTTTTACGGCTCCATCATAAGCAAGTTTTAAATCACAGATTATTTCTCCGATAAAAAAGAAACTGCCCATATCTCGGTTAAGCAGATTGGAATGCCTGCCAACCCAGCCCAGGCCACTTTTCGCAGCCCAGACCTTATCCATAACCGGAGCGGAATCAACAAAAATTCGTCCGCTTACCTCTCCGATTTCTTCTTGGATGGCTTCCAGCAAAAGTTTCAGTTTATCTTTTAAAACAAAATGATAATCTTCTCCATAAGCATATTTGGAAATTTTGAGATCTTCCGGACCTTCGGGAAGTCGTTCAGCGGGGTAATAATTTAAGAGTACAGAAATGACGCATTCAGCTCCGTCGACTAATTTTCTCGGATCAAGGCGCTTGTCAAAATGATTGGCCATATATCCCATTGCCCCGTTTTGCTGACGGTTTAACCAGTTTTCCAGTCGCGGTGCTTCTGCTTCCAGAAACTCGGCTTTGGAAATACCGCAGAAATCGAAACCAATTTCGGCTGCTTTCGATTTAATAAACTGGCTGCGCTCCTGGCGTATGAGATCTTCTGTGGTCATGATGCAAAGTTACGAATTGCCGCGGGAATGTCATCTTGTCAGTTTTTTATGACTGGCAAAGTAATTTAGTAAACACCAGGTAATGATTTTATCAGGAAAGCATGGGAAAACTATGCCGAAAAATACAGAATACAACATAGATAAGGACATGGAAAACCAAATAAACGACGAAGCCGGACAGATGAATACTGACAATGTGGTAAATGATGATCAAAATTTCGCTGAAAACGGCTTGCCAATGGACAATGCTGGTGAGGTAATCGGTGAAGTGGAAGTAACAGACCCGGCAGAAGCGCATAAAACAGAAGTGGCGGAATTGAAAGATAAGTACCTGCGTCTTTATGCTGACTTTGAAAACTTCCGCAGACGTACGGCAAAAGAAAAACTTGAAATGCTTTCTGTGGCCAGTGCTGATGTAATCAAGGCTGTTCTTCCAATTGTAGATGATTTTGAACGTGCGAAAGTTTCTTTTGATTCTTCAACCGAGATTGAAGCTTTGAAAGAAGGCGTTGATCTTATCTACACAAAATTATACAAAGCGCTTGAAGCAAAAGGTTTGAAACCTATGCAATCAAAAGGTGAGGTTTTCGACGCAGAACTTCACGAATCCATCGCACAGTTCCCGGCTCCTTCTGATGACTTGAAAGGTAAAGTTATTGACGAAATTGAAAAGGGGTACTTCCTGAATGAAAAAGTAATTCGCTACGCCAAAGTTATCGTTGGTGCGTGAAATAATGATAAATAAATAATGGTAATGTATGATTCGGATCATCCATTATTAAATTTTCTGCGATGGTGAAAAACGCTCCATACATTACTCATTGAAAATAAAAAATGGCAAAGAAGAGAGATTATTACGAAGTTCTTGGGGTGGATCGTGGCGCTGCTGCGGATGATATCAAGAAGGCTTACAGAAAGCTTGCAATTAAATTTCACCCGGATAAAAACCCGGAAGATCCAACTGCGGAAGATAAATTCAAAGAAGCTGCCGAAGCTTATAGTATTCTGAGCGACGATAACAAACGTGCTCGTTACGACCAGTACGGACACGCTGGTGTTGGTAATGGGGGAGCAGGAGCTGGCGCGGGTGGATTTGGCGGAGGTGGATTTTCCATGGACGACATATTTTCTCAGTTCGGTGATATTTTCGGTGGCGGTGAAAGTCCTTTCGGAGATATTTTCGGTCGTGGCGGCGGAGGAGGCGGACGAAGAGTCCGTCGTGGTTCCGATTTAAGAATTAAGCTGAAACTTAATCTTGAAGAAGTTGCCAACGGTGTTGAGAAAAAAATTAAAGTAAAACGTCACGTAAGCTGTAATACCTGCGGTGGAAATGGCGCGAAAAACGGTACTTCTCTGACAACTTGTACAGGTTGTAATGGTACGGGTCAGGTTCGTAAAGTGGTTAGTACAATGCTTGGACAAATGGTTTCAACCAGTACTTGTCCGCAGTGTAATGGTGATGGAAAAATCATCAGCGAACGTTGCGATACTTGCGCAGGTGAAGGAAGATTATTGCAGGATGATCTGATCACATTGAATATTCCTGGTGGAGTTGCAGAAGGCATGCAGCTTTCTATGTCAGGTAAAGGAAATGTACCATCAAGAGGCGGTGTAGCAGGAGATTTGCTGATCGTTATCGAAGAGGAGGAAGATCCAAATCTGAAACGTGACGGAAATAATATCGTTTTCGATATGCATATGAGTTTTGTTGATGCAGCACTTGGAACTTCAACTGAAATCCCAACGATTGACGGAAAAGCGCGTATCACGATCGAACCCGGA
The nucleotide sequence above comes from Dyadobacter subterraneus. Encoded proteins:
- a CDS encoding universal stress protein, producing the protein MNKILIPIDFSENADRALSAAKLMAAKESTELIILHAYQPYIPDVSVMPGSVLPGIGSPDYSYVGVDLENNFRHQLDEYVAKVSAEGYKTKSIWAVSGIQSAIEEAVAENKPDLIVTGRTGTGGFLDKLIGSSATHIALHSPSPVLIIPPQAEPKRFSKVVYATQLEYSENDILKEVYVLMNHLGSNLTLLKVNADHQPDIQPNNQYLDEITAEFPESINTIVYRDDKSVLDGIEAYCDEVSADLLIMSTRERSFIEEFLINPSVTRKLVVDTHVPLLIYHLAE
- the corA gene encoding magnesium/cobalt transporter CorA; translated protein: MSKRKHRQKRENLLTSPGTLTYIGPEIELKTKVRKLQYNANFYKDDAVTSLAECAVSQNLEPHNTWLDVDGIHETALVGKIGNLYHLHPLILEDIVNTEHKPKLEVYDSGYIFLTLKMLHVESEEPLEISSEHVSFVAGTDYLISFQEERKEDIFKPVIDRLKASVGKTRRNGTDYLVFALMDVIVDNYFFVLEKFGEKLDSVEESVISGSKKQSLNDLYSLKRELTFVRRAIWPLRDMINQLIREDNPLISKDVVPYYRDLYDHVMQAVDTIDSYRELLASLADVHLSTISNRMNAVMKTLTIFSAIFMPLTFIVGVYGMNFENMPELKNPNGYYYTWAVMVVVTIGMLIYFRIRKWI
- a CDS encoding bifunctional UDP-N-acetylmuramoyl-tripeptide:D-alanyl-D-alanine ligase/alanine racemase translates to MILTENTTASINTQASYLLTDSRQVSFPGKSIFFAIKGERHDGHQFISELYQKGVREFVVEEASLTDALKAEISSWKDAKVWTVFSSIRALQKIVAEHRNQFNIPVLGIAGSNGKTIVKEWLLQLTAPGQRVIASPKSYNSQIGVPLSVWNLKKEHTLAIFEAGVSRAHEMEYLQPVIKPTIGIFTNIGTAHDDGFRSRKQKITEKLRLFTKVKKLIYCKDYTEVDEEIKLILKPVNPFLKTISWGIRPGADVTVSYDLQKEKTFISLSGQFENNRFETNFRDDASLENLTHCILFLLDFGLPAAVIQERILILRPVSMRLELKEGINNCYIIDDTYNNDIQGLTMALNFLSQQEQRSHRTVILSDVLQSGQTPAELYGIIAQLLREKKIDKLVGIGPEMSRQIIQFDTAEKDFYPDTETFLTSFPFNSLSNSLVLVKGARTFSFEKIVHRLQQKVHGTVLEINLDALTHNLNFYRTKAGSETKIMVMVKAFAYGSGSSEVASLLQYHRVDYLGVAYADEGVSLRQSGITLPIMVMNPSVPTFDTLWQYHLEPEIYSRRILSDWVSYVKNKNTPSDMPSVHLKLDTGMHRLGFVEDDYEWLSQQLTENPDIHVSTIFSHLVGADEGVHNNFSHQQYERFIKGSSLIEDTLGYKVTKHILNSAGIVRFPEFKLDMVRLGIGLYGVEATGQQQHFLQSAGTLKTVISQIKYLSAGETVGYSRRGLIDHDSAIATLAIGYADGYDRGLGNGIGEVWVNGTLCPTIGNVCMDMTMIDVTNAQAEEGDEVIVFGKEIPITDLAKRINTIPYELLTGIGERVKRVFFKE
- a CDS encoding nucleotide exchange factor GrpE; the protein is MPKNTEYNIDKDMENQINDEAGQMNTDNVVNDDQNFAENGLPMDNAGEVIGEVEVTDPAEAHKTEVAELKDKYLRLYADFENFRRRTAKEKLEMLSVASADVIKAVLPIVDDFERAKVSFDSSTEIEALKEGVDLIYTKLYKALEAKGLKPMQSKGEVFDAELHESIAQFPAPSDDLKGKVIDEIEKGYFLNEKVIRYAKVIVGA
- the queG gene encoding tRNA epoxyqueuosine(34) reductase QueG — its product is MTTEDLIRQERSQFIKSKAAEIGFDFCGISKAEFLEAEAPRLENWLNRQQNGAMGYMANHFDKRLDPRKLVDGAECVISVLLNYYPAERLPEGPEDLKISKYAYGEDYHFVLKDKLKLLLEAIQEEIGEVSGRIFVDSAPVMDKVWAAKSGLGWVGRHSNLLNRDMGSFFFIGEIICDLKLAYDGAVKDYCGTCTRCVDACPTDAITEPYVVDGSKCISYYTIELKDAIPDDVKGKFNNWIFGCDICQDVCPWNRFSQTSKTPEFSLSQELSGFSKNDWEEITEEVFRELFRRSPIKRTKYDGLKRNIDFLKPLT
- a CDS encoding DUF1761 domain-containing protein — its product is MRKQSVNLWAVLVCVVIGQIIPAIWYYIFAEQWTALNGFEKSAMDSANSSVPYLASIVSSAFMAYTLGWVFTKIPVKSGYIGFLIGLLFGIVFVLFEIIVKDMFSKRALELSLIDGGVSVIVYCVTGFILGIWRKYE
- the dnaJ gene encoding molecular chaperone DnaJ — encoded protein: MAKKRDYYEVLGVDRGAAADDIKKAYRKLAIKFHPDKNPEDPTAEDKFKEAAEAYSILSDDNKRARYDQYGHAGVGNGGAGAGAGGFGGGGFSMDDIFSQFGDIFGGGESPFGDIFGRGGGGGGRRVRRGSDLRIKLKLNLEEVANGVEKKIKVKRHVSCNTCGGNGAKNGTSLTTCTGCNGTGQVRKVVSTMLGQMVSTSTCPQCNGDGKIISERCDTCAGEGRLLQDDLITLNIPGGVAEGMQLSMSGKGNVPSRGGVAGDLLIVIEEEEDPNLKRDGNNIVFDMHMSFVDAALGTSTEIPTIDGKARITIEPGTQAGKILRLKGKGIKDLNGYGKGDQLVHISVWTPQQLSSDERETLESLRNSPNFQPKPGKNEKGFFDKMKDFFH